A portion of the Natronococcus sp. AD-5 genome contains these proteins:
- a CDS encoding DUF7533 family protein has translation MAGIIDTIKLAGVLVLALPAALAGLEFLLVRGETMVGGILVLLAIGLVVIQQRLTLPTDVPAVLAKRVVGTVAKDGDRDSEDR, from the coding sequence ATGGCCGGAATCATCGATACGATCAAACTGGCGGGCGTGCTCGTGCTCGCGCTCCCCGCCGCGCTCGCCGGGCTCGAGTTCCTGCTGGTTCGCGGCGAGACGATGGTCGGCGGGATCCTCGTTCTGCTCGCGATCGGGCTCGTCGTCATCCAGCAGCGGCTCACCCTCCCGACGGACGTCCCCGCGGTGCTCGCGAAACGGGTCGTCGGAACGGTGGCGAAAGACGGCGACCGAGACTCCGAGGACCGGTAA
- a CDS encoding carboxymuconolactone decarboxylase family protein, producing the protein MEESLGRVPSWMELLAEPASEHSWGIFRDLNLGETHLSPREKALIGVGTAAAIQCPYCTYFHKEEARLAEVTEEELEETVNLAGVTKYFSTVLHGNGADHDDFVDETDEIIEYIKEQEAAAADD; encoded by the coding sequence ATGGAGGAGTCTCTCGGACGGGTCCCAAGCTGGATGGAGCTCCTCGCGGAGCCAGCCAGCGAGCACAGTTGGGGGATCTTTCGGGATCTTAACCTCGGGGAAACCCACCTGTCCCCGCGCGAGAAAGCGCTCATCGGGGTGGGTACGGCAGCTGCGATACAGTGTCCCTACTGTACCTACTTTCACAAAGAAGAAGCGCGGCTGGCAGAGGTGACGGAGGAAGAACTCGAAGAGACGGTGAACCTGGCCGGCGTTACCAAGTACTTCTCGACGGTGCTTCACGGAAACGGGGCTGATCACGACGACTTCGTCGACGAAACAGACGAGATCATCGAGTACATCAAAGAACAAGAAGCGGCGGCAGCAGACGACTAA
- a CDS encoding DUF7571 family protein codes for MKPCHSCQAVIDTYTLDKQLEPLRDLTVDDFNVCADCATIVADACVVCGGAVYVPRSESVTPDYCPACRSDLIDRTGHDPGWNCDPAST; via the coding sequence ATGAAACCGTGCCACAGCTGTCAGGCGGTTATCGATACGTATACTTTGGATAAACAACTCGAACCCCTGCGCGACCTCACAGTTGACGACTTCAACGTCTGTGCGGACTGTGCGACCATCGTTGCGGATGCGTGCGTGGTGTGCGGCGGCGCGGTGTACGTCCCTCGAAGCGAATCTGTCACCCCCGATTATTGCCCAGCGTGTCGTTCCGACCTCATCGATCGCACCGGTCACGACCCCGGATGGAATTGCGATCCGGCGTCTACCTGA
- a CDS encoding cold-shock protein, with protein sequence MANGKVDFFNDTGGYGFISTDDDDVDDDEDVFFHMEDVGGPDLEEGQEVEFDIESSPKGPRATNLVRK encoded by the coding sequence ATGGCAAACGGCAAGGTTGACTTCTTCAACGACACCGGCGGTTACGGTTTCATTTCGACTGACGACGACGACGTAGACGACGACGAGGACGTGTTCTTCCACATGGAAGACGTCGGCGGCCCGGACCTCGAAGAAGGTCAGGAAGTCGAGTTCGACATCGAATCATCCCCGAAGGGACCCCGCGCGACGAACCTCGTCCGTAAGTAA
- a CDS encoding DUF488 domain-containing protein — MSRFYTLGHSTRTFDELLQSLKQYNTTFLADVRSFPRSRTNSQFNAEQLRERLPEQTISYEQIDALGGYRDTEIVDSPNVAWENESFRAYADYALSEAFKQGLNELLSLGSEHTVAYMCAEKVYWRCHRRIISDWLLARGHEVVHIFDADRAEEHSLTRFATVENGTVLYPAAED, encoded by the coding sequence ATGTCGCGGTTTTATACCCTCGGTCACTCGACGCGGACGTTCGACGAGCTGTTACAATCGCTCAAACAGTACAATACCACGTTTCTCGCTGACGTTCGAAGTTTCCCCCGATCGCGGACCAATTCCCAGTTCAACGCCGAACAGTTGAGAGAACGCCTGCCGGAGCAGACCATATCGTACGAACAGATCGATGCCTTGGGCGGGTACCGGGACACCGAGATCGTCGACTCACCGAACGTGGCGTGGGAAAACGAGTCGTTCCGGGCTTACGCCGACTACGCCTTATCGGAGGCCTTCAAACAGGGACTGAACGAGTTACTCTCCCTCGGGAGTGAGCATACGGTCGCGTACATGTGTGCGGAGAAAGTGTACTGGCGCTGTCATCGCCGCATCATCTCGGACTGGTTGCTCGCACGGGGCCACGAGGTCGTTCACATTTTCGACGCTGACCGGGCCGAAGAGCATTCACTAACGCGGTTCGCGACAGTGGAGAACGGTACCGTGCTGTATCCTGCGGCGGAGGACTGA
- a CDS encoding response regulator has translation MRTATPSEPITVLLVEDNPGDVRLIEDAFETVSDDLELHVVFDGAEALEFLSERREDDTDAFPDLLLLDLNVPRVHGFEVLETLQKDPTLAALPVIVLTSSKEKTDIAQSYDLYANAYLTKPESHDEFVSLARAVEEFWVKTAKLPPVPAV, from the coding sequence ATGAGAACTGCGACTCCATCCGAGCCTATTACCGTTCTTCTCGTCGAAGACAATCCGGGGGACGTTCGTCTCATCGAGGACGCGTTCGAGACGGTATCCGACGACCTCGAGCTCCACGTCGTCTTCGACGGGGCCGAGGCGCTCGAGTTTCTGTCCGAGCGGCGCGAAGACGACACCGACGCGTTCCCCGATCTGCTGTTGCTCGACCTGAACGTCCCCCGGGTGCACGGGTTCGAGGTGCTCGAGACCCTCCAGAAGGATCCGACGCTGGCGGCGCTTCCGGTGATCGTACTCACGAGTTCGAAAGAGAAGACGGATATCGCCCAGAGCTACGACCTGTACGCGAACGCCTATCTCACCAAGCCGGAGAGCCACGACGAGTTCGTCTCGCTCGCTCGAGCCGTCGAGGAGTTCTGGGTCAAGACGGCGAAGTTGCCGCCAGTTCCGGCAGTGTAG
- a CDS encoding M24 family metallopeptidase, translating into MTDDGEHRLEDALADALDARDAAAFVHAGSTRDPTIRYCRPSLAAGRHAIAFDGREWHVRSADAVSTHPADALTTRLADAGLAGTVLTPARIPHDAALYLEDAGFTLASSDVVARTRAAKTDAERERIATAQTAASAGVRRAASTLADATVVDDRLTFDGEALTAARLRTAIDEAIVSAGGFPAGNTAISVAGDGDVLRPDDAIVLEAAPREPGGYHGGLVRTFVVDGDGGRERRAHVGVTHAFRSAAALLTADARSVAAVEADLEAEVRAFGFGDDDGIETRVTGVGLESRERPVRGSHEVALGAAVRLDASVRVDDGRVRVADLLEVGEEGVDWFEAPSRSLDPTRALE; encoded by the coding sequence GTGACCGACGACGGCGAGCACCGCCTCGAGGACGCGCTGGCCGACGCCCTCGACGCTCGCGACGCGGCGGCGTTCGTCCACGCCGGCAGCACTCGCGACCCGACGATCCGCTACTGCCGTCCGTCCCTCGCGGCCGGCCGTCACGCGATCGCGTTCGACGGCCGCGAGTGGCACGTCCGCTCGGCGGACGCCGTCTCGACGCATCCGGCCGACGCGCTGACCACCCGACTGGCCGACGCCGGCCTCGCGGGAACGGTGCTGACGCCGGCGCGAATTCCCCACGACGCCGCGCTCTACCTCGAAGACGCCGGATTCACCCTCGCCTCGTCGGACGTCGTCGCCCGTACTCGTGCGGCGAAGACGGACGCCGAGCGCGAGCGGATCGCGACCGCGCAGACGGCCGCGAGTGCGGGCGTTCGGCGAGCAGCGTCGACGCTCGCGGACGCGACGGTCGTCGACGACCGGCTGACGTTCGACGGCGAGGCCCTGACGGCTGCCCGCTTGCGGACGGCGATCGACGAGGCGATCGTCTCGGCGGGCGGGTTCCCGGCCGGCAACACCGCGATCTCCGTCGCAGGCGACGGTGACGTGCTTCGCCCCGATGACGCGATCGTTCTCGAGGCCGCACCTCGGGAACCCGGCGGGTACCACGGCGGGCTCGTTCGCACGTTCGTCGTCGACGGCGACGGCGGGCGGGAGCGACGCGCCCACGTCGGCGTCACCCACGCGTTTCGCTCCGCGGCAGCCCTGCTCACGGCCGACGCGCGGTCGGTCGCCGCGGTCGAAGCCGACCTCGAGGCCGAAGTTCGGGCGTTCGGCTTCGGCGACGACGACGGCATCGAGACGCGCGTCACCGGCGTCGGTCTCGAATCCCGCGAGCGGCCAGTTCGAGGGAGTCACGAGGTCGCCCTCGGGGCTGCGGTGCGCCTCGACGCCAGCGTCCGGGTCGACGACGGCCGCGTTCGCGTCGCGGATCTTCTCGAGGTCGGCGAAGAGGGCGTCGACTGGTTCGAGGCGCCGTCCCGATCGCTCGACCCGACGAGAGCGCTCGAGTAA
- a CDS encoding UvrD-helicase domain-containing protein, whose amino-acid sequence MATTETKVTRLFGGPGSGKTTALLDHVEEILEQEGVTFRDILVVSYTRAAAQEVRERLAERLDESPRALQGNVCTMHAKAYELLDLSRSDVIGESDKEEFCEDYGIEYEDEYSGAGRRTARSTTIGNKIIATSQWLQRTRREVADWYDVPFQWDQEEVRLPPEIDPNAQEGNKYTPTWPSDDDRIDVPEAIRAWRSYKGEQGKIGFADMLERVKQRSLLPNVDYLVIDEFQDITTLQYDVYEEWKPHMERVLIAGDDDQVVYSWQGADPALLLEEEVDEDVILPNSYRLPSNVLNAVNKEIRHIDQRQDKDLKPRKEGGSVDARANASMLDVVRMVRRTLVEGDGTIMVLFRARYQMFQFIDEFITEGVPFRSLTDQRMWTDRLTQYVRAVEAIDRGDDVDGLQARRLADMLQESAFGTNERDDLFDHIDEQQEEAGVEDLEDLTISGDVIEDHAPFMPGPASAADMVRKVTNFQKKSIRSYFAIGEYQGMATDRVRVGTIHSAKGREADHVFIATDLTEKVVEQMVATVDDPKDIPGCEEFTKTTSPVPVLTDNERRVFYVGMSRAREQLVVLENLVDGAPTLPIDVLLNNRLTDMSLEELLEQAQAPESETDEIEAEAP is encoded by the coding sequence ATGGCTACCACGGAGACGAAGGTCACCCGGTTGTTCGGTGGTCCGGGAAGCGGGAAGACGACCGCGCTTCTCGATCACGTCGAAGAGATCCTCGAGCAAGAGGGGGTCACCTTCCGGGACATTCTCGTCGTCTCGTACACACGGGCGGCTGCACAGGAGGTTCGCGAACGACTGGCCGAGCGACTCGACGAAAGTCCGCGCGCACTACAGGGTAACGTCTGTACGATGCACGCCAAGGCCTACGAGCTGCTCGATCTCTCTCGAAGCGACGTCATCGGCGAGTCCGACAAGGAGGAGTTCTGCGAGGACTACGGCATCGAGTACGAAGACGAGTACAGCGGCGCCGGCCGGCGTACCGCCCGCTCGACGACGATCGGGAACAAGATCATCGCCACCAGCCAGTGGCTCCAGCGGACCCGACGCGAGGTCGCGGACTGGTACGACGTCCCCTTCCAGTGGGACCAGGAAGAGGTGCGACTCCCTCCCGAGATCGATCCGAACGCCCAGGAGGGTAACAAGTACACCCCGACCTGGCCCTCCGACGACGACCGGATCGACGTCCCCGAGGCGATCCGCGCCTGGCGCAGCTACAAAGGCGAACAGGGGAAGATCGGCTTCGCCGACATGCTCGAGCGCGTCAAACAGCGCTCGCTGCTCCCCAACGTCGACTACCTGGTGATCGACGAGTTCCAGGACATCACCACGCTGCAGTACGACGTCTACGAGGAGTGGAAACCGCACATGGAGCGGGTGCTGATCGCCGGCGACGACGACCAGGTCGTCTACTCCTGGCAGGGCGCCGACCCCGCGCTCCTGCTCGAGGAGGAGGTCGACGAGGACGTCATCCTCCCGAACTCCTACCGGCTCCCCTCGAACGTGCTCAACGCGGTCAACAAGGAGATCCGCCACATCGACCAGCGCCAGGACAAGGACCTCAAACCGCGCAAGGAGGGCGGCTCGGTCGACGCCCGCGCGAACGCCTCGATGCTCGACGTCGTCCGGATGGTCCGGCGCACGCTCGTCGAGGGCGACGGGACGATCATGGTGCTGTTCCGGGCGCGCTACCAGATGTTCCAGTTCATCGACGAGTTCATCACCGAGGGCGTCCCCTTCCGGTCGCTGACCGACCAGCGGATGTGGACCGACCGGCTCACGCAGTACGTCCGCGCCGTCGAGGCGATCGATCGCGGCGACGACGTCGACGGACTCCAGGCTCGCCGGCTCGCGGACATGCTCCAGGAGTCGGCGTTCGGCACCAACGAGCGCGACGACCTCTTCGACCACATCGACGAGCAACAGGAGGAGGCCGGCGTCGAAGATCTCGAGGACCTCACGATTTCCGGCGACGTCATCGAGGATCACGCCCCCTTCATGCCCGGCCCCGCCTCGGCCGCCGACATGGTTCGCAAGGTTACCAACTTCCAGAAGAAGAGCATCCGCTCGTACTTCGCCATCGGCGAGTACCAGGGAATGGCCACCGACCGGGTCCGCGTCGGCACCATCCACTCCGCGAAGGGTCGCGAGGCCGACCACGTTTTCATCGCCACCGACCTCACCGAGAAGGTCGTCGAGCAGATGGTCGCGACCGTCGACGACCCCAAGGACATTCCCGGCTGCGAGGAGTTCACCAAGACGACATCGCCCGTCCCCGTCCTCACGGACAACGAACGCCGCGTCTTCTACGTCGGCATGTCCCGGGCCCGCGAACAGCTCGTCGTCCTCGAGAACCTCGTCGACGGCGCGCCGACGCTGCCGATCGACGTCCTGCTCAACAACCGGCTGACCGACATGAGCCTCGAGGAACTGCTCGAGCAGGCCCAGGCGCCGGAGTCCGAAACCGACGAGATCGAAGCCGAAGCGCCGTGA
- a CDS encoding HVO_0416 family zinc finger protein yields the protein MATSPNDAGDDVFDEFLADRGHTVERVGWEQEYNKKQCPDCGGLHEQSASSCTVCGWEPTK from the coding sequence ATGGCAACCTCACCCAACGATGCCGGTGACGATGTCTTCGACGAATTCCTCGCGGACCGCGGTCACACGGTAGAACGAGTGGGGTGGGAACAGGAGTATAACAAGAAGCAGTGCCCCGACTGCGGCGGGCTCCACGAGCAATCCGCCAGCTCCTGTACCGTTTGCGGGTGGGAGCCGACGAAGTAA
- the ubaA gene encoding SAMP-activating enzyme E1 — protein sequence MSDLRLDATQLDRYSRHVIMDEIGPEGQQRLLEGSVLVVGAGGLGSPAIQYLAAAGIGRLGIVDDDVVERSNLQRQIVHGDDDVGRPKVDSAADYVEALNPDVDVETHETRLTADNVADLVDGYDVVLDASDNFGTRYLLNDHCVLTGTPLSHGAIYRFEGQVTTFTNERGGDETDSDDSPPCYRCIFPEAPEPGTVPDCATTGVLGVLPGTVGCVQATEVVKYLLGKGDLLEGRLLMYDAMGMSFETVDVLANPSCPVCGDDPQIESVEDVAYEGSCEISAD from the coding sequence ATGAGCGACCTGCGTCTGGACGCGACTCAGCTGGATCGCTACTCGAGACACGTGATCATGGACGAGATCGGCCCGGAGGGACAGCAGCGCCTGCTCGAGGGAAGCGTCCTCGTCGTCGGCGCGGGCGGACTGGGTTCGCCGGCGATCCAGTACCTCGCGGCCGCGGGCATCGGACGACTGGGAATCGTCGACGACGACGTCGTCGAGCGCTCGAACCTGCAGCGCCAGATCGTCCACGGCGACGACGACGTCGGCCGACCGAAGGTCGACAGCGCGGCCGACTACGTCGAAGCCCTGAACCCCGACGTCGACGTCGAGACCCACGAGACGCGGCTCACGGCGGACAACGTCGCGGATCTCGTCGACGGCTACGACGTCGTCCTCGACGCCAGCGACAACTTCGGGACCCGGTACCTGCTCAACGACCACTGCGTCCTGACCGGGACGCCGCTGTCCCACGGCGCGATCTACCGCTTCGAGGGGCAGGTCACGACGTTCACGAACGAACGCGGAGGGGACGAGACCGACTCGGACGACTCGCCGCCGTGTTACCGTTGCATCTTCCCCGAAGCGCCCGAGCCGGGCACCGTCCCCGACTGCGCCACGACCGGCGTGTTGGGCGTCCTCCCCGGCACCGTCGGCTGCGTTCAGGCCACCGAGGTCGTCAAGTACCTGCTTGGAAAAGGCGACCTGCTCGAGGGGCGCCTGTTGATGTACGACGCGATGGGGATGAGCTTCGAGACGGTCGACGTGCTCGCGAACCCGTCGTGTCCGGTCTGCGGCGACGATCCCCAGATCGAGTCGGTCGAGGACGTCGCCTACGAGGGCAGTTGCGAAATTTCGGCCGACTAG
- a CDS encoding SDR family oxidoreductase: MNLDLDGNVALVTASSSGLGFASAQALAEEGANVTICGRDEERLAAAREEIAETAAGGVLAVETDITDPDDVSRLVGETVEEFGGLDHLVTSAGGPPSTTFLETSEQDWYQAYDLLVMSVVWTIEEAHPHLLDSEYGTIACITSRTVREVADGLLLSNAVRRGVIGLVKTISREFAPEIRANAVLPGTIETPRIEELVEVRVDRGTYDDYEEGLADLATEIPMNRIGEPRELGEVVAFLSSPRASFVNGVEVPIDGGLLRS; the protein is encoded by the coding sequence ATGAACCTCGATCTCGACGGCAACGTCGCACTGGTGACCGCCTCCTCGAGCGGGCTCGGATTTGCGAGCGCTCAGGCGCTCGCCGAGGAGGGCGCGAACGTAACGATCTGCGGCCGCGACGAAGAGCGACTCGCGGCGGCACGCGAGGAGATCGCCGAGACGGCGGCGGGCGGGGTGCTCGCCGTCGAGACCGACATCACGGATCCCGACGACGTCTCGCGGCTCGTCGGCGAGACGGTCGAGGAGTTCGGCGGGCTCGACCACCTCGTCACCTCCGCCGGCGGCCCGCCGAGTACGACGTTCCTCGAGACCAGCGAGCAGGACTGGTACCAGGCCTACGACCTGCTGGTAATGAGCGTCGTCTGGACGATCGAGGAGGCCCACCCCCACCTGCTCGACTCCGAGTACGGCACGATCGCCTGCATCACCTCCCGGACGGTCAGGGAGGTCGCCGACGGCCTCCTGCTGTCGAACGCCGTGCGGCGGGGGGTCATCGGACTCGTCAAGACGATCTCTCGGGAATTCGCCCCCGAAATCCGGGCCAACGCGGTGCTACCGGGGACGATCGAGACGCCGCGCATCGAGGAACTCGTCGAGGTCCGGGTCGACCGCGGCACGTACGACGACTACGAGGAGGGACTGGCTGACCTCGCGACCGAGATCCCGATGAACCGCATCGGCGAACCCCGGGAGCTCGGCGAGGTCGTCGCCTTCCTCTCGAGTCCGCGGGCGAGTTTCGTCAACGGCGTCGAGGTGCCGATCGACGGCGGGCTGCTGCGGAGCTAG
- a CDS encoding Tfx family DNA-binding protein produces MIDDVEELLEEIGFEPETSVLTYRQAQVLALRERDVSQADIADALGTSRANVSSIEASARENVAKARETVAFAEALRAPVRVRVPEETDLYDVPQLVYEACDEAGVKVDHTAPDLMKVVSDAAGSAVSGRRVAAPLSVSVTSEGTVQVRHQE; encoded by the coding sequence GTGATCGATGACGTCGAGGAACTGCTCGAGGAGATCGGATTCGAACCCGAGACCAGCGTGTTGACCTACCGGCAGGCGCAGGTGCTCGCGCTGCGCGAACGCGACGTCTCCCAGGCGGACATCGCCGACGCGCTCGGGACCTCCCGCGCGAACGTCTCGTCGATCGAGGCGAGCGCTCGGGAGAACGTCGCGAAGGCGCGCGAGACGGTCGCGTTCGCGGAAGCGCTTCGAGCCCCGGTTCGCGTTCGCGTCCCCGAGGAGACGGACCTCTACGACGTCCCGCAGCTCGTTTACGAGGCCTGCGACGAGGCCGGCGTCAAGGTCGATCACACCGCGCCGGACCTGATGAAGGTCGTCAGCGACGCCGCCGGAAGCGCCGTCTCCGGGCGACGGGTCGCGGCGCCGCTGAGCGTGAGCGTCACCTCCGAGGGGACGGTGCAGGTTCGCCACCAGGAGTGA
- a CDS encoding TRAM domain-containing protein, whose protein sequence is MADCPLADDCPSFSERISGMGCQHYGDRGGKEWCNHYNQPIEDLKTQPVKAGEEVAIDVVDMHESGAGVGRTEDGFIVMVDGVLPEARARVEITQVHSNHARAEKLELLPMESDEDGEDEADDGPDETESNDEAGDESDSPYSRERLGSRENFWGS, encoded by the coding sequence ATGGCAGACTGTCCACTCGCTGACGACTGTCCGAGCTTTTCCGAACGCATTTCGGGAATGGGGTGTCAGCACTACGGCGACCGGGGGGGCAAAGAGTGGTGTAACCACTACAACCAGCCGATCGAGGACCTGAAGACCCAGCCCGTCAAGGCGGGCGAGGAGGTCGCCATCGACGTCGTCGACATGCACGAAAGCGGCGCCGGCGTCGGCCGCACCGAGGACGGGTTCATCGTCATGGTCGATGGCGTCTTACCCGAAGCGCGCGCTCGCGTGGAAATCACACAGGTCCACAGCAATCACGCACGCGCAGAGAAACTTGAACTACTGCCGATGGAGTCGGACGAAGACGGCGAGGACGAGGCGGACGACGGTCCCGACGAAACGGAGAGCAACGACGAGGCCGGCGACGAGAGCGACAGCCCCTACTCCCGCGAACGGCTCGGCAGTCGCGAGAACTTCTGGGGATCCTGA
- a CDS encoding electron transfer flavoprotein subunit beta/FixA family protein → MKILVTVKEVSTVEDEFEIEGTSIAEQYLGADLNEWDDYAVEEAVQLQEAGIADEVVTVTIGPEDCEQTIRQALAKGADRAVRVWDDSLEGVDLLDVGAKTEILRAVVEAEDPDLVLTGVQSGDDSWGATGVSLAEELGFEWAAVVNHLEHDFEDDRAAVRRELEGGVEELTEIELPAALTIQTGINEPRYASLRGIRQAQRKELDVQTLADLGVDESAIEGDVTLTDMYEPESESDVTVWEGSAEETAAELGELLREKGVAP, encoded by the coding sequence ATGAAGATCCTCGTTACGGTCAAAGAGGTCTCGACCGTCGAAGACGAGTTCGAGATCGAGGGTACCAGCATCGCCGAGCAGTACCTCGGCGCTGATCTCAACGAATGGGACGACTACGCGGTCGAAGAGGCCGTCCAGCTCCAGGAGGCCGGGATCGCCGACGAGGTCGTCACGGTGACGATCGGCCCCGAAGACTGCGAACAGACGATCAGACAGGCGCTCGCGAAAGGCGCCGATCGGGCGGTCCGCGTCTGGGACGACTCCCTCGAGGGCGTCGACCTGCTCGACGTCGGCGCGAAGACGGAGATTCTCCGGGCGGTCGTCGAGGCCGAGGATCCCGACCTCGTGCTGACCGGCGTCCAGTCCGGCGACGACAGCTGGGGGGCGACGGGCGTCTCGCTCGCCGAGGAGCTCGGCTTCGAGTGGGCCGCCGTCGTCAACCACCTCGAGCACGACTTCGAGGACGACCGCGCCGCCGTGCGCCGCGAACTCGAGGGCGGCGTCGAGGAGCTCACCGAGATCGAGCTCCCCGCCGCGCTCACGATCCAGACCGGGATCAACGAACCGCGCTACGCCAGCCTGCGCGGCATCCGCCAGGCCCAGCGCAAGGAACTCGACGTCCAGACGCTCGCCGACCTCGGCGTCGACGAGAGCGCGATCGAAGGCGACGTCACGCTGACGGACATGTACGAGCCGGAAAGCGAGAGCGACGTCACCGTCTGGGAAGGCAGCGCCGAGGAGACCGCCGCGGAGCTGGGTGAGCTGCTCCGCGAGAAGGGGGTGGCGCCATGA
- a CDS encoding electron transfer flavoprotein subunit alpha/FixB family protein, with protein sequence MTNVLAVADHRRGELRDVSYELITAGRQLADETGGELHVAVISGTVDEFADKLNREGVDAVHTVDYGEEFNHDVYAQVLTQLYDEHAPQYVVAPNSVNGLDYAPAVANALNLPIVTDTVDLESDGDTLVATREMYGGKVETTTELEGTVVATIRGGEWPAAEGTGDAAIEAFDAEIDEDAVGSTVTGFEEVGGGDVDISEADVLVSVGRGIEEEENLEIIRDLADALDATVSSSRPIVDSGWLPKNRQVGQSGKVVTPDVYIAIGISGAVQHVAGMKGSDTIVAINTDPNAPIMDIADYAIHDDLFDVVPALTEEFQ encoded by the coding sequence ATGACGAACGTCCTCGCGGTCGCGGACCACCGCCGCGGCGAGCTGCGCGACGTCAGCTACGAGCTCATCACCGCCGGCCGCCAGCTGGCCGACGAGACCGGCGGCGAGCTCCACGTCGCGGTCATCAGCGGCACCGTCGACGAGTTCGCCGACAAGCTCAATCGGGAGGGCGTCGACGCCGTTCACACCGTCGACTACGGCGAGGAGTTCAACCACGACGTCTACGCGCAGGTGCTCACCCAGCTCTACGACGAGCACGCCCCGCAGTACGTCGTCGCGCCGAACAGCGTCAACGGGCTCGACTACGCGCCCGCCGTCGCGAACGCGCTCAACTTGCCGATCGTCACCGACACGGTCGATCTCGAGAGCGACGGCGACACCCTGGTCGCGACCCGCGAGATGTACGGCGGCAAGGTCGAGACGACCACCGAACTCGAGGGCACGGTCGTCGCGACGATCCGCGGCGGCGAGTGGCCCGCCGCCGAGGGAACCGGCGACGCCGCGATCGAGGCTTTCGACGCGGAGATCGACGAAGACGCCGTCGGCTCCACCGTCACCGGCTTCGAGGAGGTCGGCGGCGGCGACGTCGACATCAGCGAGGCCGACGTGCTCGTCTCGGTCGGCCGCGGCATCGAGGAGGAGGAGAACCTCGAAATCATCCGCGACCTCGCCGACGCGCTCGACGCGACGGTCTCCTCGTCGCGCCCGATCGTCGACAGCGGCTGGCTGCCGAAGAATCGGCAGGTCGGCCAGTCCGGGAAGGTCGTCACGCCCGACGTCTACATCGCGATCGGCATCTCGGGCGCCGTCCAGCACGTCGCCGGGATGAAGGGCTCGGATACGATCGTCGCGATCAACACGGACCCCAACGCGCCGATCATGGACATCGCCGACTACGCGATCCACGACGACCTCTTCGACGTCGTCCCCGCACTCACGGAAGAGTTCCAGTAA